The Mucilaginibacter yixingensis genome window below encodes:
- a CDS encoding rhodanese-like domain-containing protein, translated as MSHNPNDIAAQEMAQRLQHPETLNLLDVREVMEYHTYNIGGLNIPLGKLPAALEDLEWEKHEEIIVICKAGLRSKTAQSILQQNGYLHVRNLTGGILALQKLK; from the coding sequence ATGAGCCACAACCCTAATGATATTGCCGCTCAGGAGATGGCCCAGCGCTTGCAACATCCGGAAACATTAAACCTGCTGGATGTACGCGAGGTAATGGAGTACCATACCTACAACATTGGCGGCCTTAACATACCGTTGGGTAAACTACCCGCCGCACTGGAAGATCTGGAATGGGAGAAGCACGAGGAGATCATTGTAATTTGCAAAGCCGGACTGCGCAGCAAAACGGCGCAATCAATTTTGCAACAAAATGGTTATCTTCATGTTCGTAACCTTACGGGCGGCATTTTGGCGCTGCAAAAATTAAAATAA
- the mltG gene encoding endolytic transglycosylase MltG, which yields MAEQQKSSVVKKFIIALVVIIILALGGTGLFYYLRYFGPNVTGNEDYLYIRTGSTYAEVYQTIRDKKMVKDTTTFNWAAINMKYTTRVKPGKYRLHSGMSNRRLINMLASGTQEPVEVSFHGFRLKEQFAGFISKKIEPDSVKLLSYLDSAKFVAQYGFTTENVYVMMMPDTYQMYWNSSPEKFYKRMYTHYETFWTAARKQQAAAAGLTPIEVSILASIVDAEALHDAEMPKIAGLYLNRLHKGMHLQADPTIIFAMHDFTIHRVLNKYLTVNSPYNTYAKAGLPPGPIMMPSVNAVKAVLNYDHNNYLYMCAKEDFSGNHNFAVTEAEHKLNAKRYQQALNERNIKK from the coding sequence ATGGCTGAACAGCAAAAATCATCCGTAGTAAAAAAATTTATTATAGCGCTGGTAGTAATAATTATACTGGCGCTGGGCGGCACAGGTTTGTTTTATTACCTGCGTTATTTTGGCCCCAATGTAACCGGTAATGAAGATTACCTGTACATCCGCACCGGCTCAACCTATGCCGAGGTTTATCAAACCATCAGAGATAAAAAGATGGTTAAAGATACCACCACCTTTAACTGGGCGGCCATTAACATGAAATATACCACCCGCGTAAAACCGGGTAAATACCGCCTGCACTCGGGCATGAGCAACCGTCGTTTAATTAACATGCTGGCTTCGGGCACGCAGGAACCGGTGGAAGTATCATTCCACGGTTTCAGGCTGAAAGAGCAGTTTGCAGGTTTCATCTCTAAAAAGATCGAGCCAGATTCTGTTAAGCTGCTTAGCTATCTGGACTCGGCTAAGTTTGTAGCCCAATATGGTTTCACCACAGAGAATGTGTATGTGATGATGATGCCAGACACCTATCAGATGTACTGGAACTCATCGCCAGAGAAATTCTACAAACGCATGTATACCCATTACGAGACGTTCTGGACCGCAGCCCGCAAACAACAGGCAGCAGCAGCAGGCCTAACTCCTATTGAAGTATCCATCTTAGCTTCTATTGTTGATGCAGAGGCATTGCATGATGCCGAGATGCCGAAGATTGCCGGTTTGTATCTTAATCGCCTGCACAAAGGCATGCACTTACAGGCCGACCCGACCATCATTTTTGCAATGCATGATTTTACCATCCATCGGGTATTGAACAAGTACCTCACCGTAAACTCCCCATACAACACTTACGCCAAAGCCGGTTTGCCGCCCGGACCAATCATGATGCCATCGGTAAATGCTGTGAAGGCTGTGTTGAATTATGATCATAACAATTACCTGTACATGTGCGCCAAAGAGGATTTTTCAGGCAATCATAATTTTGCGGTTACCGAGGCTGAGCATAAGCTCAACGCCAAACGCTACCAGCAGGCATTGAACGAAAGAAACATCAAGAAATAA
- a CDS encoding thioesterase family protein, with protein sequence MFENTTRVRVRYGETDQMGYMYYGNYAEFYEVGRVEMLRSQGMTYRWMEEQGVMMPVMEMKVKYLKPARYDEDIRIRVMMDKMPGVKIHFRYELYNEQDELINTAETLLAFVNMNTNRPCLPPQEFLDKMKPYFT encoded by the coding sequence ATGTTTGAGAACACTACCCGTGTGCGGGTGCGCTACGGCGAAACCGACCAGATGGGCTACATGTACTATGGCAACTATGCCGAGTTTTATGAGGTGGGCCGTGTAGAAATGCTGCGCAGCCAGGGCATGACCTACCGCTGGATGGAAGAACAAGGCGTGATGATGCCCGTAATGGAGATGAAGGTAAAATACCTTAAACCGGCCCGTTATGATGAGGACATCCGCATCCGCGTGATGATGGATAAAATGCCGGGCGTGAAAATTCATTTCCGTTATGAGCTGTATAACGAGCAGGACGAGCTAATCAACACTGCCGAAACCCTGCTGGCCTTTGTTAACATGAATACTAACCGCCCCTGCCTGCCCCCGCAGGAGTTTTTGGATAAAATGAAGCCTTATTTTACTTAA
- a CDS encoding YihY/virulence factor BrkB family protein: MEWLHRFLSRFRFYQYFLDWTKSVILPGFRPLPLYTVASFFFKEIKQDSLINRASSLAYSFMLAIFPVIIFLFTLIPYIPIRGFQDTLLNVIATILPTNAYEAFYSTIEEIVKIHNFSLLSFGFLSATIFATNGVIKLMRAFNKSSLVAESRTWLKKRWIALVLTIFIAFTLIVAISILIIGQAVISYIQHGLHSKSSVWVYIIMFSRWIIVVLLFFATVSILYRYAPAHKRKWKFLSPGSILATFLAVFTSLGFSFYINNFSSYNKIYGSIGTLIVVMLWLYLNSLIILIGFELNASIELSKRNVKIVKPRFNTFKGAKSSEQ; this comes from the coding sequence ATGGAATGGCTGCACCGGTTTCTGTCGCGCTTTAGGTTCTACCAGTACTTTCTGGACTGGACAAAATCGGTCATCCTGCCGGGCTTTCGTCCGCTGCCATTGTACACGGTAGCGAGTTTCTTTTTTAAAGAGATCAAGCAAGACTCTTTGATCAACCGGGCATCGTCGTTGGCATACAGCTTTATGCTGGCCATCTTCCCTGTCATCATCTTTTTATTTACGCTGATCCCCTATATCCCCATCAGAGGCTTCCAGGATACCTTGCTGAATGTTATTGCCACCATACTGCCTACAAACGCGTATGAGGCCTTCTATTCAACCATAGAGGAGATTGTGAAGATCCACAACTTCAGTTTGCTGTCGTTCGGTTTCCTGTCGGCCACCATATTTGCCACCAACGGGGTTATTAAGCTGATGCGTGCCTTCAACAAATCGTCGCTGGTGGCAGAAAGCCGCACCTGGCTAAAAAAACGCTGGATAGCACTGGTGTTGACTATCTTCATCGCCTTTACGCTTATTGTGGCCATCAGCATCCTCATTATCGGTCAGGCGGTCATTAGCTACATTCAGCACGGCCTGCACAGCAAGAGCTCAGTTTGGGTGTACATCATTATGTTCTCCCGCTGGATAATTGTTGTGCTGCTGTTTTTTGCTACCGTATCTATTTTGTACCGATACGCCCCGGCGCATAAGCGCAAATGGAAATTTCTTAGCCCGGGCTCTATCCTGGCTACCTTCCTGGCGGTGTTCACTTCGCTGGGATTTTCTTTTTACATCAACAACTTCTCATCCTACAATAAGATCTACGGATCCATCGGTACCCTCATCGTAGTGATGCTTTGGCTCTACCTAAACTCGCTAATTATCCTCATCGGATTCGAATTAAACGCCAGTATTGAGCTTTCAAAACGCAATGTGAAGATTGTAAAACCCCGTTTTAACACTTTTAAGGGTGCAAAAAGCTCTGAACAGTAA
- a CDS encoding glycosyl hydrolase 115 family protein yields MQQTILLKSLKRSFWVLALLVSAMQTKGATKFDFVTTSSKVSILYASDDLKLDSIIAHLLSTDIESVTGYRPFVTNDLARVKGNVIFIGTAKSQLIRAFGSKLNLTDLKDKWEQYQITTINQPFKNIDQALVITGSDPRGTAYGVFDISKRIGVTPWSWWADATPNVQKTLSIDISTFNSPAPSVKYRGIFINDEDWGLQPWAAKTFEKETGDIGPKTYAKVFELLLRLKANLIWPAMHYSTRAFFHYPGNVKVADDYQIVIGSSHAEPMLRNNVDEWNQKTMGAFNYLTNQQKIDAYWESRVKEAGPNNRIYTVGMRGVSDGPIQGVKTKEETVPLLERIFSNQRNMLKNLVNPDITQVPQAFTPYKEVLDLYDAGLKVPDDVTLVWPDDNYGYIQRLSDERENTRSGGSGVYYHISYYGRPHDYQWLCSSSPGLMREEMTKAYDMNARKIWVLNVGDIKPDEYQTELFLDMAYNIKPFYDNSYTKQHLRNWVNFNISDRYASDITDVLWRFYELSFERKPEFMGWSQTEPNTPVHLTDYNHYAYGDQAQHRIDLYNKLEGDTKKIKAKISPSRQDAFYQLAYYPIVGASLMTKKFLYRDKAFLYGSEGRIISNYFASLSKQAYQGIVDETNYYNTKLSSGKWAHMMSFDPRKLSALIAPELDFKINKRAESWVAIPEGIVDTVATLAPLSLPKYDRPGEQHFIDVFLTDSKIVDYSVHVSAPWIKVSKTGGKLTPAGGGSQNRLWVTINWQAVPKGKQANGEIIIQAAGKQTSIAVSAGNNLAPLKNFNGFIEHNGYVSIYAKHFQDRKDNGTDHWGRVSGLGETDTLMEALPITIKASVKKDLSEEGIRQKPSVSYDFYTFQAAPAEFKFFTLPTFALNRDFGVRYAVSVDNGTPTVLDFKTFGRSEEWKQAVLSNSIIRSLKLSSLNSGKHTLRIYMIDPGVILDRIIINLGGPQLFYGMLPETRNN; encoded by the coding sequence ATGCAACAAACCATCCTTTTAAAATCACTAAAGCGCTCGTTTTGGGTACTCGCCTTATTAGTGAGTGCCATGCAAACAAAGGGGGCGACAAAGTTTGATTTTGTAACTACCTCCAGCAAAGTATCCATACTTTATGCTTCTGATGATCTTAAACTTGATTCGATAATTGCTCATCTGTTATCCACGGATATAGAGTCTGTAACCGGTTATCGTCCGTTCGTTACCAATGATCTTGCTAGGGTAAAAGGAAATGTAATTTTTATTGGTACAGCAAAATCTCAATTGATACGAGCATTTGGCAGTAAACTCAATTTGACAGATCTAAAAGATAAATGGGAACAATATCAGATCACTACGATCAATCAGCCGTTTAAAAATATTGATCAAGCATTGGTTATTACCGGAAGCGACCCCAGAGGTACGGCATACGGTGTTTTCGATATCTCGAAACGTATCGGCGTAACACCCTGGAGTTGGTGGGCAGACGCAACACCCAATGTCCAAAAAACGCTTTCAATTGATATCAGTACTTTCAATTCACCCGCGCCATCTGTTAAATACCGTGGTATTTTTATTAACGACGAAGATTGGGGATTACAGCCGTGGGCTGCAAAAACTTTTGAGAAGGAAACCGGAGATATCGGCCCCAAAACCTATGCGAAGGTATTCGAATTATTACTTCGTTTGAAGGCGAACTTAATTTGGCCTGCCATGCATTACAGCACCCGCGCATTTTTTCACTATCCTGGGAATGTTAAGGTTGCCGATGACTACCAGATAGTCATCGGATCGAGCCATGCCGAACCAATGCTCCGCAACAATGTAGATGAATGGAACCAAAAAACGATGGGTGCGTTCAATTATCTTACGAACCAGCAAAAAATTGACGCATACTGGGAGTCGCGTGTTAAAGAGGCGGGGCCTAATAATCGAATTTATACGGTTGGAATGCGCGGGGTAAGCGATGGCCCGATCCAGGGCGTAAAAACTAAAGAAGAAACCGTTCCTCTACTTGAACGAATTTTTAGCAACCAGCGCAACATGTTAAAAAATCTCGTTAATCCAGACATAACGCAGGTTCCGCAGGCTTTTACGCCCTACAAAGAGGTGCTTGATTTATATGATGCCGGGCTCAAGGTGCCGGATGATGTTACACTGGTTTGGCCAGATGATAACTACGGCTATATACAACGCCTGAGCGACGAGAGAGAAAATACCAGATCAGGTGGTTCGGGGGTTTACTATCATATTTCCTATTATGGCAGACCGCATGATTACCAATGGCTTTGTTCCAGTAGCCCTGGACTAATGCGCGAAGAGATGACGAAGGCTTATGACATGAACGCCCGGAAAATATGGGTATTGAACGTAGGCGACATAAAACCAGACGAATATCAAACAGAGTTGTTTTTGGATATGGCTTATAACATTAAACCATTTTATGATAACTCTTATACCAAACAGCACCTCAGAAACTGGGTGAATTTCAATATCAGTGATCGGTATGCCTCGGATATTACAGATGTGTTATGGCGATTTTATGAACTGAGTTTTGAACGAAAGCCCGAGTTTATGGGGTGGAGCCAAACAGAGCCAAACACCCCCGTTCATTTAACAGATTATAACCACTATGCTTATGGCGATCAGGCACAACACAGGATCGATCTATATAACAAACTGGAGGGGGATACTAAAAAGATAAAAGCTAAGATCAGCCCGAGCCGGCAGGATGCATTTTATCAACTTGCATACTATCCGATCGTCGGGGCATCGTTAATGACGAAGAAGTTTCTTTACCGTGACAAAGCCTTCCTGTATGGAAGTGAAGGTCGAATCATCAGCAACTACTTTGCTTCACTATCTAAACAAGCCTATCAGGGCATTGTTGACGAAACAAACTATTATAACACAAAACTATCATCGGGCAAATGGGCACACATGATGAGTTTTGATCCCCGCAAACTTTCAGCCCTCATAGCTCCGGAACTTGACTTTAAAATAAATAAACGGGCCGAAAGCTGGGTGGCTATCCCCGAAGGCATAGTTGATACCGTGGCAACTTTAGCCCCTTTATCGTTGCCTAAATACGACAGACCCGGTGAACAACATTTTATTGATGTGTTTTTAACGGACAGTAAAATAGTGGATTATTCTGTGCATGTATCAGCCCCCTGGATCAAAGTTTCTAAAACTGGAGGGAAACTAACCCCTGCCGGCGGTGGTAGCCAGAATCGCTTATGGGTAACTATCAATTGGCAGGCCGTGCCAAAAGGCAAGCAAGCTAATGGAGAAATCATCATCCAAGCGGCAGGAAAGCAAACCAGCATTGCTGTGAGCGCCGGTAATAATCTTGCTCCATTAAAAAACTTTAATGGATTTATAGAGCACAACGGATATGTATCCATATATGCCAAGCATTTTCAAGATAGAAAGGACAATGGAACGGACCATTGGGGGAGGGTGAGCGGTCTCGGAGAAACCGATACTTTAATGGAAGCGCTCCCCATAACGATCAAAGCTTCTGTAAAAAAGGATCTTTCAGAAGAAGGTATCAGACAAAAGCCCTCTGTGTCTTATGATTTCTATACATTCCAGGCCGCACCAGCAGAATTTAAGTTCTTTACCTTACCCACTTTTGCGTTAAACCGGGATTTTGGTGTGCGCTATGCAGTTAGTGTTGATAACGGAACGCCCACCGTACTTGACTTCAAAACTTTTGGCCGCAGCGAAGAATGGAAACAGGCAGTTTTAAGCAATTCAATTATCCGTTCGCTAAAGCTATCATCGTTAAATTCAGGCAAGCATACTTTGCGAATATATATGATTGATCCGGGTGTGATTTTAGATAGGATAATAATCAATTTGGGAGGCCCTCAGCTATTTTACGGAATGTTGCCCGAAACACGCAATAATTAA